The DNA window TTGTTTATCAAATTTCCATGTAGATTCCGAATATGTCCTCATTTTCCTTTGTATTTGGCCAAATAAGGCTAGATATCAAGTCGAAGATGGCAATTCCACCACAGTCGTACAAGTCCTTCGCCAAATCCTTTTAATCTTACAGTAAAAATTCTTTGAAATGAGAGAGTTCAAATCAGTGATGAACTTGGCACGAATCCTCCAAATTTTTACAGCAAAATGGTGTACTCTAATAGCATTTTTCTAGCTATTTTGAAAACCTAATTAGCATTAAGTTGTCAAGTGTTATATATCGATGAACAATTCATAGCATTTGTTTGGTCCAATTCATATGTTGAATGAGATCCTGAGGCGCTTTaccaaaatgagaaaaatgccCTAAAATTTTAACCCACTCGTCACGCAAATGGCTGGTTCTATTGTGGTTCCAAAAATTAGAAATCTTGAATTTTAATTAATTCTCTCGTCCCCTCCTCATTTCTTGAATCTCACCTCTCCCCTACTAGGAAAAAAAAACCGTTAGCTTTGGGTACCGAAACAGATGGGACGGCCATAGTTATACATTTTCAAAAAGGGGAAAATATAtacaattggcttaactattgAAAAGCCAAAAATATCCAAACGTGAAAGTTTGCAAGCCAGTTCAGATGTCGTCGACACCTTCAATAATGGTGTAAAATGGGATCACAGGACCTTTTTTTTAGGAGTTCAGAAGTTACTTGAAAATAATTGCGTAGTCTAATCCGAACTAAGCTACCAAACAAACTCTATTTCGACTTCAAAGCCATAAGACccaaattaaaaatatctaAGATTTTAGATTTGACAAATGAAATCTGAGAAagaacaaaggaaaaaaattttaaccGAGAAGTTCtattaaaagagaaaaactGCTCATTAGAATCGGACAGAATAAGGAACCAATATGATATGATCGAAATTGATTCATAGTTCTGCGTTTTCCTTTGGGGAGAAAAAAATTTGTTGGGCCACTAAATCTTTGTAATCATATAATTTTGTTTGAGgttaaaagaaatttcaatttATGATTGTTGAAATAACTAATTTACGCATAACTTTTGATTTAGATGCACATACTCATAATTACTTTCGCATATATTGAGACTTTGACTTAATTACATTTCTTCCTGAAACACTAACCCTCCAGCGTCAATAAAATGCTGGAACTcctctatttatttatttcttttcttgttttcctagTGATTCTTGTCTTTATTCTTCTATCGGTAAATGACTACGACAGTCCCtcaaattttaataataattcTATTTGATCTCTCAATTTTTAAAAGTTCTTATTCAGTCTCTCAACTTATAAATTTGGTTTTGAGTCCCCAAACAAAACATAAATAGTTTAATTTTCACATTACCCCCTCAAGTTTGATTTAATATCTATTTTTCTATTCGAAGTTTAAAAATAAGGCATATTATCCcctttaatatttttgttttaactATGTAATATCCAGAACCATgtttagggatggcaacggggcgggggatgggggagggGTCCTACAAACTCCTCCCGCCCCCGCCTCATCCCCCATCCCCCgctccccccgccccgccccgcttcccccgcggggttaataaaaaattgttatataattttattatggttaaattttagcaaataatcaagtactaaaatatcaacacatcatcaaattattattcattgtaattttacaattgaaacttataaaaacaatcaaataaaaattatttgaatacaatccaacatgatgaaataaatataactaaagtagtcaagttttcacttttggcacaaatacaatcactaattcagtattgtgcttgtgctttttttaagaaaaaaatgtattgtattaagtgtaatcagggatttagtataaatgtattagtaaatttagtataaccaattaataatttgtattagtacatatatataattattagtataattaataatatcaattatattatatatactaatagacattatataatatatataactaataatatcattatcataagtttataactaattaaattatatattatatataattatatacatatatattttatatatttatttttttaaaacggGTGACGGGGTGGGGGTACACTCTCCtgccccgtttctaagcggggggaaaaaaATTTCCCCCgtccccgccccaaccccctcCCCATTAGCCCCCCGCGGGACGGGTGCCTGCGCCCCATTGTCATCCCTAACCATGTTTCTCTATCGTTATATTATTTGCCTAAAAATCATAGCAGAAAGTTTTTTTTGTTGCAATATCGTTTTTAAGTAAGTTAATTGTTGTAGCACTATATTCATGTAAACTAAGTGTACAGCAttcgccaaaaaaaaaaaaagaaagaagcaaaTTATGAGTGCAAAAAGCCAAAACGAAGACAGAAAAGTTAAAATTCATATGTAGCTACAATCAATTTATTGTTTCGTCTACTTTTTACGTATCCTAAAGTACATAAATAATTCTAAAGACGAAGTCTGCACTAGAATCTTGAAAACAATCCAAAAGCAGGATTTGTGACAGTGAATCCTCCATCTAACATGAGATTGTGTCCACTCATGAACCTTGCCTCATCACTTGCCAAATAGACAGCAGCATTGGCTAAATCTTCAGGCTTCAAAACCATCCCTTCAAGGTTTGTGTAAACTCTTGATTGTCCTTCTTcaccaaaattgaagaaattctGAGACGATGGTGTCAAAACAACATGAGAAGACAAGCAGTTGACTCTGATTCCATGCTTCCCAAGCTCTGCAGCAGCATTTCTTGTCAAGCCCACAACAGCATGCTTTGAACTCGAATATGAATGGGAGGTTATCCCTCCAATGCTTCCTGAAATGCTTCCCAGGTTAATGATGCTCCCACTTCGCGTTGGGATCATCACCCGGGCTGCATGTTTGATGCCTAGGAAAACACCTGAGAGATTAACCCGCATCACACGTTCAAAATCGCAAAGATCGTTGTCTAGGATGCTAGTTTTTCCTTCATCTACTATGCCAGCATTGTTGATCATGATATCCAGCTTTCCATGCTTGTTAATGGTATGATTAATTGCATTTTCTATATCAGATTCTTTGGTTACATCGCAGTAGAGAAAAGAAGCATTCTCGGTGCCCAAATCATCACAAACAGATCGCCCCAGCTCTTGATTGATATCAACACAGACTACTTTGGCCCCATGATGGACGAATTCTCTTGCTATACAAGCACCTATTCCTTGAGCTGCACCAGTGATCAGAGCCACTTTACCTTCCAATCTTTCAAAAACGAGGAAAAAAAGGAATGAGGTCAGATCATCTTGAAGAATATGCAGGAGAAGTAATGAGAATTACCAGCATGAACAATACCTTTTGGCCACTTGAGCTTTTGATGAAAGATCAGCCATTATGCAGATATTGACTATCCCTTTGTAAACTTTGTGCTAGACAATGGGAATGAAGTTTAGATGTCTTTGCCAAAATGTAGACCCATTTTATAGCCAAGTAATTGACCTAACTACCGTTGGGAATTAAATGTAAAAGGTCTATTAGATTAATTAAGTCATTAGACGTTTGATTATGATGTAAGGATTCCATTACGTACCGGGctccaattttcaatttaagTGGTGCCCAAAAGAAGatataattatgaatttaataaaATGCAATATAACGCTTTCTGACACATTGCTGGAATCATAGACGTATTATAATCATAGACTTCTTTGTTGCTTCTACTCATGTCAGGACACTTGTCTCTTGCCGTCTTGGACTGAAGAGATGTAAACTACCATCATTCGGACCATTAGTTTTCTCAAATCCTATACTTTGACCGCTAAACTTCCACAATTTTTTTGACACACtactatattaaaaaaaaatagataacaTAACGTGCATAATATTGTCAGTGAAAGTCCTCTTAAATGAGATGCTTGTTACCAGTTAAAaatgttgtcactgatgatCCATTTTCCGGTAATAAGTAGGAAATGATACTTGCAATCTCCTTACAAATTTCATTGCCAATATTTTTAACGTTGGGCAAAAGGACGTGTCCTTGACTTGCCCAATGTGACTAATAACTCCTccttttttataaaaaaaaagtttagatGAATTTTGCTCCGATCACTATTATGGATTTGGACAATCTCCTGTTGGAATCATAGATTGCTTGTAGGAGTTCTTACAGATTACTCACCAACACATCTCTAGTATCAACAGCGAAATTCAAACATACGATCTTTTGCGGAAAAAATAATTCGTTTTTACCAACCAAACCAACTTGAGATGGGGACTAATAACACTTCCACGTGCTATCATATATTGGAGGGGTTTTCAAACTATGTCCAATCTATGTCCATAGAAAGTTCGAGGGGAATTACGTTTTGACACGGTCCCGAACAAGTTCCATGCCACATAGTACGCTTAATTGTAAAGATTCTCAAACCTTAACCTGTAACTCCTCCTTGTAAAAAGACAAGAGTTTAACAAATATGAAACACACTTTTCCTGGTTAAATTGCATCAACTGGTTGTACGAGTCATAGTTGTACCGCTTTCGCGTGAATGTGATATCTAAATATGAAACTCATTCTTTCATATGGTCTGATGAGTTAATTAAACAGCGAACTTGAGATACAATGCATCGATTGCGTGTAGAAGCCGTGGCATTTGAATGTGATGCCGAAACTAATCCAATCAGATCATATTTTAGGCACTAATGGAGGGATGAATGTGTTCAAAAGCCAAAAGTAGGTGACTGCATGCAAGGGTATTCTATTGCAACCAAACTAGGTCATGGCTGGATATCAAAGAAGCAGCAAGAGTGACGACAAAAGTTAGGCGGTTGAACGGCTATTAGTCAAATCAAATCTATTATTATTTTCAGCGTGTTAAATgggattcttttcttttctttttttcttttaaccatTAAATGGGATTCATCTGTTTACTAAGttttgaacatatttttctagtattaggaGAAAAAGGATTTTGGATTCAATTCCTCTTTTTACCATCtcgtttcttaaattttatcaTTTCCCTATTTAcacggaaaaagaaaaaaaaaaaagggggtaTTAGGAGAATATGGGAGTTAGGGGAGGAAGAAATGAGGAATGAGAAATAGGACGAAGGAATTAAActaatttaaaacaaaacataAAGGAAATCTGTAATTTCTCTTTCCAAATATTTGATAAGGAAGGCCCTTCCCAGTTCCCATAGGAATACGTTAATTATAACTAACCAAAATTTGTACTTCTTGAACAATTTGCCCACCAAGTTTTTGACAGATCTGTATGCCACATTGAATTATTGATAGTACTGGAAATCGAGAAAGCTTCTCTAATTTCAATCTAACATGTTTTTGCCATAAAGGCATTGAACAAATTCAGTCTGTTGTTTGATTTTGCCAAATGGGCAAGAATGGGGGCTTGGATCGGTGACATCGCAGACCTAACTCTTAGGAATAAATGCTCCTTATTCAAGCATTGAATCATATATACCAGATTCTAGTTCAACATCAAGCTTGGAGTAACTAAAGCCTTCGAATTTAATAAACCCAATACTTATTCAGTTAGCTGTTAACAACGAGAAAGAAACAGCCACTAGACACAACAATTAACTATGGCTCTTGGCTATTATGTCTTTTTAGGAGAtcattttgaaggaaaatataTAGAAAAGTAAAATACATTGCGACTTTAGAAATGTTAGATAATTCTAAACTATCGataattgtttttgttttcctttctattgttattcttttttcttgttcCTTAAATATAGATACATCATTTCTCTTAAAAGTTAGGTACGTCTACCATTATTTTTTATATGTTCAACAATCTCATACGTTAAATATATCTAGTAATTTGATAGGGTgtaaaattgttatttaatttataattattttcccttgattttagtcaaatattgttttaattgatggattctacttatatttggttaatggtacTAATTATAGGAAAAGAAGCGAAACGTGATTAAAATGGGCAATTTTCCAATTAATTTGAAGATGGCACGTCGGGGCCGGTtttaaaatccaaatcaaaCTCAAGGCAGTTTTTGGAGGAAGATTTTAAAGACTTTAATTTTCATTACTAGTTTTAGTATTGGATTAGGAAACTTGGAATATTATCTTTAGTAGTTTCCTTTTTATATTTTGGGAAACATATCCTACTATTAGTAGTTGAGATTAAGTAGGAAACAAGAGAAATTAGGAAAGCCAAATTCCTGTTTGATTAGGAGTCAGCCAGCAACAATTTCGAGTGTGACTCTTTGAAGTACAACACACGGCCGTCACTTGTTTTGGCT is part of the Coffea eugenioides isolate CCC68of chromosome 6, Ceug_1.0, whole genome shotgun sequence genome and encodes:
- the LOC113776151 gene encoding secoisolariciresinol dehydrogenase-like — encoded protein: MADLSSKAQVAKRLEGKVALITGAAQGIGACIAREFVHHGAKVVCVDINQELGRSVCDDLGTENASFLYCDVTKESDIENAINHTINKHGKLDIMINNAGIVDEGKTSILDNDLCDFERVMRVNLSGVFLGIKHAARVMIPTRSGSIINLGSISGSIGGITSHSYSSSKHAVVGLTRNAAAELGKHGIRVNCLSSHVVLTPSSQNFFNFGEEGQSRVYTNLEGMVLKPEDLANAAVYLASDEARFMSGHNLMLDGGFTVTNPAFGLFSRF